From the Pseudomonas syringae KCTC 12500 genome, the window TACCGTGAATACTCCCCTCGACCTCCCCTTGGGAGGCGGCGAAATGGGTCGGTTTATCCGAGAGACGGACTGGTCGACGTCCGCGCTGGGACCGAAGCAAGCATGGCCCGCAGCGCTACTGTCTTCAATGAATCTGATGCTCAGTTGCCCGGACAGCATGTACCTGCTCTGGGGACCTGACTACACCCTGTTTTTCAATGACGCTTACTCTCAGGTCCTGCCGATTGCCACCCGACAGGCGCAGGGGCAGCCCATTGCCTCGGTCTGGGGCGATGCCTGGGAAGCCGTGCGGCCGCTCGCCGAGCAGGCGCTGGCCGGACAAAGCCGCCGGTCTGACAATATTCAGCGCACCATCGTGCGCAATGGCAGGCCCGAGCAGACCTGGTGGTCGCTGTCCTATTCGCCGCTGTATGGCGATAGCGGCCTGATCGAAGGCGTGTTCTGCCGGGTCAACGAGACCACGTTGCAGGTCATGGCCGAAGTCCGTCAGTCGGAGAACGAAGCGTTCACCGACCGTGTGCTGTCGAGCATCAACGACTGCATCAAGGTGCTGGACCTCGATTCGCGCCTGACCTTCATGAGTGAAGGCGGTCAGCGGATCATGGAGGTCAGCGATTTCAACGCGATTCGTGGCTGCCCCTGGCCTGACTTCTGGCAGGACCAGGGCAATCTGGACGCCATTGCTGCGGTTGAAGCGGCACGAGCGGGTCAGAACGCCAGTTTCACCGGCTCGGCGCAGACCCTGGCGGGCACCACCAAGTGGTGGCATGTGCAGGTCAGTCCGATTTTCGGCAAGGACGGCAAACCGGAGAAGATTCTCTGTGTTTCCAGGGACATGACCCAGCTCAGAGACGCTGAAGAAGCCCTGCTGTCGCTCAACGAGACACTTGAACAGCGCGTGGTCGAACGCACCCAGGACCGTGATCGCATCTGGCGGCTGTCGACCGACCTGATGCTGGTGGCGCAGTTCGACGGGATCATATCGGCAGTCAATCCGGCATGGACGCAAGCCCTCGGCTGGTCGGAACAACAACTGCTCGACAGCCAGTTTCTGGCATTGGTGCACCCTGAAGACGTGGACAGCACGCTGGCCGCCATGAGCGGGCTGGAGAGCGGCCGCACGATTCCGCACTTCAAGAATCGCTATCGTCATCAGGACGGCTCGTACCGGACCATCTCCTGGACTGCCGTTCCGGACAAGCAATTCATCCATGCCGTCGGCCGTGACATTCAGGCCGAAGAAGAGGCCAATGAAGCGCTGCGGCTTTCGCAGGACGCCCTGCATCAGGCGCAGAAGCTGGAAGCCATCGGTCAACTCACCGGTGGCGTGGCGCATGATTTCAACAACCTGCTGACCGTGATCCGCTCCTGCAGCGACCTGCTGAAGTCAGCGAACCTTGAAGAGCACCGTCGTGTGAAGTACGTCGAGGCCATCTCCAGCACGGTCGACCGGGCCGCGCGCCTGACCGGCCAGCTGCTGGCGTTCGCCCGCCGTCAGGCCTTGCAGCCGGAAGTGTTCGATGTGTGCAAGAGTGTGGCGCGCATCGGCGAGATGATGGACACGCTGACCGGCGCGCGTATTCAGGTCAGCATCGACCTGCCTGCCGGACCGTGCTTTATCTTCGCCGACGGCAGCCAGTTCGATACTGCGCTGGTCAACATGGTGGTCAACGCTCGCGATGCGATGTCCGGCGCAGGTAAGCTGGTCATCAAGGTTGAATGCGCTGCCCACTGCACTGCAGACCAGCCGGCCTCACACAGCGCGGGTGACTATGTAAAGGTATCGCTGACCGATACCGGCGCAGGTATTGCCAAGGAAAAACTGGGCCTGATCTTCGAACCGTTCTATACCACCAAGAGTGTCGGCCAGGGCACCGGGCTGGGTTTGTCGCAGGTATTCGGGTTTGCCAAGCAGTCGGGCGGTGAAGTGCTGGTTGAAAGCGAGCTGGGCAAAGGCAGCCGCTTCACCCTGTGCCTGCCCAGCGCACAGGATCAGGAAGTCGTCCAGGAAGACCATCACCACACGCTCACCCCATTGCCCGGGCTATGCGTGCTCATGGTCGAGGACAATCAGGACATCGGTACCTACACCCGTCCTATGCTTGAGCAACTGGGCTTTCAGGTACTCTGGGTCAGCAGTGCCGCCGAGGCGCTGAAAGAGCTTTTCGGCAACCCGGAAAACTTCCATGTGGTGTTCTCGGATATCGCCATGCCGGGCATGAGCGGCCTGGAACTGTACGCCGAAATCGAAGCGCGCTACCCGTGGATGCCGGTGGTTCTCACCACCGGGTACAGCACTGAGTTCGCGACGATCGCTCAGGACGAAACACATCGCTTCGACCTGTTGCAGAAACCCTATTCCAGAGACGATCTGGCGGCGATTCTGCACAAGGCCGTGAGCCGTAGCGGCGAACACTAAGGGGATGGATTCGCATCAATTCATCACGCCAGCGGATTCACTGATGCCTGATACGCATGAGTGAATCCCGGCACTACCGACGCATAAAACCAAGACAACACCGGTTGCCTTGATTCAGAATCACGCAAAACATCGCAACACTCTTAGAGCAGGGAGCATTTTCGAGATGATCGTCGGTATTGATCTGGGCACCACCAACAGCCTGGTGGCTGTATGGCGCGACGGCAGCAGCGAGCTGGTGACCAACGCATTGGGAGAAACACTCACCCCCAGCGTTGTCGGGCTGGACGACGACGGGCAGATCCTGGTCGGCAAGGCAGCCCGCGAACGCCTGCAGACCCACCCGGGAAAAACCACCGCCCTGTTCAAGCGTTACATGGGCAGCGCCCAAGAAATTCGCCTGGGATCTGCTACTTACCGCCCCGAAGAGTTGTCATCGCTGGTGCTCAAAAGCCTGAAGGCTGATGTCGAGCGCGCGTTTGGCGAGCCTGTCACCGAAGCGGTGATCAGCGTCCCGGCCTATTTCAGCGACGCGCAGCGTAAAGCCACGCGTATCGCCGGGGAGCTGGCGGGGCTCAAGGTCGAGAAGCTCATCAACGAGCCAACAGCGGCGGCACTTGCGTATGGCCTTCACCAGAAGGAAGGCGAAACCTCGTTTCTGGTCTTCGACCTGGGTGGCGGTACCTTCGACATCTCGATCCTCGAACTTTTCGACGGCGTGATGGAAGTGCGTGCCAGCGCGGGCGACAACTTTCTGGGGGGTGAAGATTTCGATCAGGTCATGGTCGAGCACTTTGTGAACCTGCACCGCGATGAGCCGGACTTCCCGTCAACGGAGCTGATTGCCCCGGCCTTGCGGCGCGAAGCCGAGCGGGTGCGCAGGGCTTTGGGCCAGGACGGGAGTGCCGACTTCGTATTGCGTCACGCCGACAGGGAATGGCGAAAAACCATTACTCAAGAGCAAATGAGCGATTTTTATGCGCCCCTGCTCAACCGCCTTCGCGCGCCGGCCGAGCGTGCGCTTCGAGACGCGCGGATACGCGTCGCCGATCTGGATGAGATTCTGCTGGTGGGCGGCACCACGCGCATGCCACTGATCCGCAAGCTTGCCGCGAGCCTGTTCGGGCGCTTCCCTTCCATTGCACTCAATCCCGATGAGATCGTCGCTCAGGGCGCAGCGGTGCAGGCGGCGCTCAAGCAACGGGACGCAGCGCTGGAGGAGATCGTCCTCACCGATGTGTGCCCTTACACACTGGGGATCGAGACCATCACGCAAGTTGGCAATCGCTATGAAAGCGGTCATTACCTGCCCATTATCGAACGCAACAGTGTCGTACCGGTCAGCCGGGTAAAAACGGTCCAGACCGTCAGTGATGATCAAGAGCACGTTATGGTGCGGATCTTTCAAGGCGAAAGCCGCATGGTCAAGGACAACATCGCCCTGGGCGAGCTCATTATCCCGATCCCCAAGGCGAAGGCCGGCGAAGTGGCGCTGGATGTGCGTTTTACCTATGACAACAACGGCCTGCTGGAGGCCGACGTGATGACACAGTTGACCGGGGAACGTCACAAGCTGGTCATCGAAAACAACCCAGGCGTGATGACGCCTGATGAAATACAGGAACGCCTTCAGGTACTTGAAGCGCTCAAAGTCCATCCGCGCGAACAGCAGGCCAATACTCACCTGATCGCCAGACTTGAACGCCTGTATCAGGAATGTCTGGGCAGCGATCGAGAACTTATCGATCACTGGACCACTCAGTTCCAGCATGTTCTTGAAACGCAGGACGAGCGGCAGATCAGCGAAATTCGCAAGCAACTCAAACAGGAAGTCGACACGTTCGAGCAGGGCGCAAGATGATCGACTGTTGGTCCGTACTTGAGCTGAATAACGATGCCGACGAGCGCAGCATCAAACGCCAATATGCCCGGTTACTGAAGGTCAACCGCCCAGATGAAGACCCGGTAGCCTTCCAGAATCTGCGTGATGCCTATGAAGAGGCGCTGCAGCGGGCACGATCGCGCGCAGATGAAGACGACCAGCCTGTCATGCTGCGCCAGCCCTTGTCTGAGCCCTCGCCTGCCCCGCTTCTGACAACGACCGTTATCGAGCAGTCCGATGGCATGGACTGGCTTCAACAGGTCAGGCAAACCACAGCGCAGAACCTGCCCGAGCAACAGCAGCTCGCCATGGAGCATGGACAGGCGGAGCGCTTTCAACAACTGTTGCTGCTGGAGTGCCTGAACGACTCGGCGCGTCGCGTCGAATTGATCAAAGCTGCATTTCAGCATCTGCGCTGGCTGACGGTATGGCAAAGCATTCATATCAGCAGCTACCAGCAGCACGCCTTGGCCGAGGCGATATTGCGCGAGGCGTTCGAAGCGTTCAGCGCACTCATCGAAAGCGGGCAGCATGCACGCTTCATTGAAGAACTTCAGACGCTGGAGCAGCAGCCCTGGCTGACAGAGCTGGAGCGTCGCGAGCATTTGCAATGCAGGTGCATGGTCTTGCTGATTGCCAGCCACCATGTGACCTCTGACCTGCTGGAACAGACACGCGCGGTATTTGGCTGGAACCTGCAGCAAAACCTTCACCCCGGTCCTGAAGACCTTTGGCAGACGCTGCGCCAGCGATACGAAGAAGTGGAGTACGCCGAGCATCTGCAACGCCTGCTCGACGCCAAACCGAGCACTGCCGAAGGCAAGGCCGCGCACTTGATGTTCAAGCCGCCACGTCTGGCTGCGCGGATCCGTACCGCAGTCAAGCAAGACGCTTCGGTGTGGAACGCCTGCGCGCATATTCAGGAGCAGTTGACCGTCCACTACCCCGACGTCCTCAAGCGCTACCCCGAAGCAGACCTGAATGCCTGGAAACTCATGCGTGAGCAGAGCGACTTCACGCCTCTCATCTGGGTCTACATCGGCGCGTTTCTGCTGGCGTTGCTGGCGCCTCCACTAGCGCCTGAAGGCACGGAATACAATCCGGGAACGCGGGTCCTCGTGCTGTTCCTGACACCGCTCTGGACAACCGTCGGCTTCTTCATCTTTATCTGCGTATGGCGTCCGCTGATGATTCTGGCAGAGCCTGCCGATGCCTGGCTGAGCAGCAAGTTACTGCCCAAGGTGCTGAGCTGGCCCGGTGCCCAGGCGCTGGTCTTGCGGCATGGCCTTCCGTTTTTGTTTCTAGGCCTTGTCCATGTGCTCGACGGCCCGCGCACGCTGCTGGTTT encodes:
- a CDS encoding PAS domain-containing protein, whose protein sequence is MGRFIRETDWSTSALGPKQAWPAALLSSMNLMLSCPDSMYLLWGPDYTLFFNDAYSQVLPIATRQAQGQPIASVWGDAWEAVRPLAEQALAGQSRRSDNIQRTIVRNGRPEQTWWSLSYSPLYGDSGLIEGVFCRVNETTLQVMAEVRQSENEAFTDRVLSSINDCIKVLDLDSRLTFMSEGGQRIMEVSDFNAIRGCPWPDFWQDQGNLDAIAAVEAARAGQNASFTGSAQTLAGTTKWWHVQVSPIFGKDGKPEKILCVSRDMTQLRDAEEALLSLNETLEQRVVERTQDRDRIWRLSTDLMLVAQFDGIISAVNPAWTQALGWSEQQLLDSQFLALVHPEDVDSTLAAMSGLESGRTIPHFKNRYRHQDGSYRTISWTAVPDKQFIHAVGRDIQAEEEANEALRLSQDALHQAQKLEAIGQLTGGVAHDFNNLLTVIRSCSDLLKSANLEEHRRVKYVEAISSTVDRAARLTGQLLAFARRQALQPEVFDVCKSVARIGEMMDTLTGARIQVSIDLPAGPCFIFADGSQFDTALVNMVVNARDAMSGAGKLVIKVECAAHCTADQPASHSAGDYVKVSLTDTGAGIAKEKLGLIFEPFYTTKSVGQGTGLGLSQVFGFAKQSGGEVLVESELGKGSRFTLCLPSAQDQEVVQEDHHHTLTPLPGLCVLMVEDNQDIGTYTRPMLEQLGFQVLWVSSAAEALKELFGNPENFHVVFSDIAMPGMSGLELYAEIEARYPWMPVVLTTGYSTEFATIAQDETHRFDLLQKPYSRDDLAAILHKAVSRSGEH
- a CDS encoding molecular chaperone HscC is translated as MIVGIDLGTTNSLVAVWRDGSSELVTNALGETLTPSVVGLDDDGQILVGKAARERLQTHPGKTTALFKRYMGSAQEIRLGSATYRPEELSSLVLKSLKADVERAFGEPVTEAVISVPAYFSDAQRKATRIAGELAGLKVEKLINEPTAAALAYGLHQKEGETSFLVFDLGGGTFDISILELFDGVMEVRASAGDNFLGGEDFDQVMVEHFVNLHRDEPDFPSTELIAPALRREAERVRRALGQDGSADFVLRHADREWRKTITQEQMSDFYAPLLNRLRAPAERALRDARIRVADLDEILLVGGTTRMPLIRKLAASLFGRFPSIALNPDEIVAQGAAVQAALKQRDAALEEIVLTDVCPYTLGIETITQVGNRYESGHYLPIIERNSVVPVSRVKTVQTVSDDQEHVMVRIFQGESRMVKDNIALGELIIPIPKAKAGEVALDVRFTYDNNGLLEADVMTQLTGERHKLVIENNPGVMTPDEIQERLQVLEALKVHPREQQANTHLIARLERLYQECLGSDRELIDHWTTQFQHVLETQDERQISEIRKQLKQEVDTFEQGAR
- a CDS encoding J domain-containing protein, with amino-acid sequence MIDCWSVLELNNDADERSIKRQYARLLKVNRPDEDPVAFQNLRDAYEEALQRARSRADEDDQPVMLRQPLSEPSPAPLLTTTVIEQSDGMDWLQQVRQTTAQNLPEQQQLAMEHGQAERFQQLLLLECLNDSARRVELIKAAFQHLRWLTVWQSIHISSYQQHALAEAILREAFEAFSALIESGQHARFIEELQTLEQQPWLTELERREHLQCRCMVLLIASHHVTSDLLEQTRAVFGWNLQQNLHPGPEDLWQTLRQRYEEVEYAEHLQRLLDAKPSTAEGKAAHLMFKPPRLAARIRTAVKQDASVWNACAHIQEQLTVHYPDVLKRYPEADLNAWKLMREQSDFTPLIWVYIGAFLLALLAPPLAPEGTEYNPGTRVLVLFLTPLWTTVGFFIFICVWRPLMILAEPADAWLSSKLLPKVLSWPGAQALVLRHGLPFLFLGLVHVLDGPRTLLVYLLLAVLWVALSPYRYLFQTAPARQKIRQFYARHTVMVIIGTLSIVMAALLLSSKLSA